In Akkermansia muciniphila, one DNA window encodes the following:
- a CDS encoding 3-deoxy-D-manno-octulosonic acid transferase, giving the protein MKAFLFPFCYNILYTVGWLVTLPSYLLKQKRRGGFGTGLLERFGLYRVSYNREPKGVLYVHAVSVGEVVLALKFLRAWLRERGGSAVLATSTATGHDTAVNAQVPGVRVIYAPFDLLGLPGRCFDRFEPEAIVLVEAELWPNFARAARVRGIPMAMINARMSARSESRYRAFKWISKYYFSFLDAMGVQDKGDVRRFESVGVRSSIIHVTGSIKFDQQMAERKEVNAEFASILDKLKRGKPVVLAASTHDGEEVLIAEAARKAGGFPLIVPRHAERRHAVVRELEAQGWQCVLRTDGEIPETLKDHVCYIADTTGELRDWTALADVAVIGKSFLADGGQNPAEAVACGVPVLTGPHMENFDGLVQLLEGVDGITRCGEDRLADVLKEMLDNPLLAHAQSSRAQVALKAHFGATARTIRMICIMLKIPV; this is encoded by the coding sequence ATGAAAGCCTTCCTGTTTCCCTTCTGCTACAATATTCTGTATACCGTCGGATGGCTGGTGACGCTGCCTTCCTATCTGCTTAAGCAGAAGAGAAGAGGCGGATTCGGCACGGGGCTTCTGGAGCGTTTCGGGCTGTACCGGGTCTCCTATAACCGGGAACCGAAGGGGGTATTGTATGTGCATGCCGTAAGCGTGGGTGAAGTGGTGCTGGCTCTCAAGTTTCTCCGGGCGTGGCTCCGGGAACGCGGAGGTTCCGCCGTGCTGGCCACCAGTACGGCTACGGGGCATGATACGGCGGTGAATGCGCAGGTTCCCGGCGTGCGCGTGATTTATGCCCCTTTTGACCTTCTGGGCCTGCCGGGAAGGTGTTTTGACCGTTTTGAACCGGAAGCCATTGTTCTGGTGGAGGCCGAGTTGTGGCCGAACTTTGCCCGCGCCGCCAGGGTGCGCGGCATACCCATGGCGATGATTAATGCCCGCATGTCCGCCAGATCCGAGAGCCGTTACCGCGCTTTTAAATGGATTTCAAAGTATTATTTTTCCTTCCTTGACGCTATGGGCGTACAGGACAAGGGAGATGTCCGGAGGTTTGAATCCGTGGGCGTGCGTTCCTCCATCATCCATGTAACGGGAAGCATCAAATTTGACCAGCAAATGGCGGAGCGCAAGGAGGTTAATGCGGAGTTTGCCTCCATTCTGGACAAGCTGAAACGCGGCAAGCCTGTAGTGCTGGCCGCCAGCACGCATGACGGGGAGGAAGTTTTGATTGCGGAGGCGGCGCGCAAGGCGGGGGGCTTTCCCCTGATCGTGCCCAGGCATGCGGAACGCCGCCATGCCGTGGTGCGGGAACTGGAAGCCCAGGGCTGGCAGTGCGTGTTGCGGACTGATGGGGAAATTCCGGAAACCCTGAAGGACCATGTTTGTTACATCGCGGATACGACGGGGGAATTGAGGGACTGGACTGCGCTGGCGGATGTAGCCGTGATCGGCAAAAGCTTTTTGGCGGACGGTGGCCAGAATCCGGCTGAAGCCGTCGCCTGCGGCGTGCCCGTGCTGACGGGGCCTCATATGGAAAATTTCGATGGCCTGGTCCAGCTGCTTGAAGGCGTGGACGGAATCACCAGGTGTGGAGAAGACCGTCTGGCGGACGTGCTCAAGGAGATGCTGGACAATCCCCTGCTGGCTCATGCCCAGTCTTCCCGCGCCCAGGTGGCGCTGAAGGCCCATTTCGGCGCTACGGCCCGGACCATTCGCATGATCTGCATCATGCTCAAGATTCCCGTTTAA
- a CDS encoding GNAT family N-acetyltransferase, which yields MKIEHYQNRDETEVLNIWLKASEQAHSFAGVGFWCGLVEDMRQVYLPKARTWVCRDGGRVVGFACLVGEGELAALFVAPERQCEGIGTALLDWVKEHSKGMLTVGVYEENARARAFYRRGGFEEIGSREDELTGSREYRMEWKRESM from the coding sequence ATGAAGATAGAACATTACCAGAATAGGGATGAAACGGAGGTTTTGAATATTTGGCTGAAAGCGTCCGAACAGGCCCATTCTTTTGCGGGCGTGGGGTTCTGGTGCGGTCTGGTGGAAGATATGAGGCAGGTGTACCTGCCCAAGGCGCGTACATGGGTGTGCAGGGACGGTGGTCGCGTTGTCGGGTTTGCCTGCCTGGTGGGGGAAGGGGAACTGGCCGCCCTGTTCGTGGCGCCGGAACGCCAGTGTGAAGGAATAGGTACAGCGCTGCTGGACTGGGTAAAGGAACACAGCAAGGGAATGCTGACGGTGGGAGTTTATGAAGAGAATGCCCGCGCCCGCGCATTCTATCGGCGGGGCGGGTTTGAAGAAATCGGCTCCAGGGAGGATGAGTTGACGGGAAGCCGGGAGTACCGGATGGAATGGAAAAGAGAGAGTATGTGA
- a CDS encoding retropepsin-like aspartic protease yields the protein MLSSCSFIRTSLALLALGTLPLSAEEQAVPAAGGPVVSITDLNPVKLEKDSRSKLLVAQCAVNGVPCNLIVDTAASHTTFDIKFIKKNFPGLPLEDVQIAPGSNVRAAPRLFAMRSFSMGGLHIKNFFGLALDLTPLQKDMQVKVDGILGINYLGFSPFLLSVRNASLQFLERSRFPVQYMKPLDVERGPSGIFYIRCSRGGDAFPLALDSGSSLSMAPVEQWPVDPNGHQLTTKATDINGHNGDCTVMKLGIPSTLRMGPDFQMDGLSFAVTGTGGRYQIGVDTFQHFDIIIDAPQGEVFALPPHSRPEPQGQKTPDIKRES from the coding sequence ATGCTATCCTCATGCAGCTTCATCCGCACTTCCCTGGCTCTTCTGGCGTTAGGGACGCTTCCCTTATCCGCAGAAGAACAGGCGGTTCCCGCCGCAGGCGGCCCTGTCGTGTCCATTACTGACCTGAACCCCGTAAAGCTGGAGAAGGATTCCCGCAGCAAGCTTCTTGTAGCGCAATGCGCTGTCAATGGAGTCCCATGCAATCTTATTGTGGACACGGCGGCTTCCCACACCACATTTGACATCAAATTCATCAAGAAGAATTTTCCCGGCCTGCCTCTTGAAGACGTTCAAATCGCCCCTGGTTCCAACGTCCGTGCCGCCCCCCGGCTATTTGCCATGCGGTCTTTCTCCATGGGAGGGCTTCATATTAAAAATTTCTTCGGCCTTGCCCTGGATCTTACTCCCCTTCAAAAGGATATGCAGGTGAAAGTGGACGGCATTCTGGGCATCAACTACCTGGGGTTCTCCCCATTCCTGCTGTCCGTCAGGAACGCTTCTCTGCAGTTTCTGGAACGCTCCCGCTTCCCCGTCCAATACATGAAGCCGCTGGATGTGGAACGAGGTCCTTCCGGAATTTTTTACATCCGCTGTTCCCGTGGGGGAGACGCTTTCCCCCTGGCCCTTGACTCCGGCTCTTCTCTTTCCATGGCGCCGGTGGAACAGTGGCCCGTGGATCCGAACGGCCATCAGCTCACCACCAAAGCGACCGACATTAACGGACACAACGGGGATTGTACTGTCATGAAACTGGGTATCCCCTCCACGCTCCGCATGGGACCGGACTTCCAAATGGACGGCCTTTCCTTTGCCGTAACGGGAACAGGGGGCCGATACCAGATTGGCGTAGACACCTTCCAGCATTTTGACATCATCATTGATGCGCCGCAAGGGGAAGTTTTCGCCCTCCCGCCCCATTCCAGGCCGGAGCCTCAGGGGCAAAAAACTCCCGATATTAAACGGGAATCTTGA
- a CDS encoding cysteine desulfurase family protein: MTPSRDWGSYEGVIYWDNNATTPLAPEVYEAMEPFLKERFFNPSAGYGCARRVREAVDEAREAVAALLGAFPSEIIFTSGGTEASNMAFRQMAGVREGGIGVLSTDHDASLKTALALGCGRVCPVDGEGRAIPEKWESMCAGGVSGVSFAWANNETGALQDAAVLCSSAGKHGVPVHLDVVQCAGKIPVDLHGMEVDYASVSAHKFHGPKGIGCLYRRAGAPFSPLLFGGGQEYGLRSGTENVPGIIGFGAAARAALRHLEEDAGRLSRMRDSFEALLRAQVGDVTVHSGGTERIPNTSNLAFDGCTAEALMLLLEPAGLLCSAGSACHTLQPVPSHVLTAMGLSDEAVRSSLRFSLSFMTTQEEVEQAAALVGAAVRKVRGVQSSRTGPVLVYRP, from the coding sequence TTGACTCCTTCCCGCGATTGGGGGAGTTATGAAGGCGTGATTTATTGGGATAATAACGCCACCACACCGCTGGCCCCGGAGGTTTACGAGGCCATGGAGCCGTTTTTAAAAGAACGGTTTTTCAACCCGTCCGCCGGTTACGGCTGTGCCAGGCGCGTGCGCGAGGCCGTGGATGAGGCCCGTGAGGCCGTTGCCGCCCTGTTGGGCGCATTTCCTTCGGAAATTATATTTACTTCCGGCGGAACGGAGGCGTCCAATATGGCTTTCCGCCAGATGGCCGGGGTGCGGGAGGGTGGGATAGGCGTTTTGTCCACGGACCATGACGCCTCCCTGAAAACTGCCCTGGCCCTGGGCTGCGGCCGTGTCTGCCCCGTGGACGGGGAAGGGAGAGCGATTCCGGAAAAATGGGAGTCCATGTGCGCGGGGGGAGTATCCGGCGTTTCTTTTGCCTGGGCCAATAATGAGACAGGCGCATTGCAGGATGCGGCGGTTTTGTGTTCCTCCGCCGGGAAGCACGGAGTTCCCGTGCATTTGGATGTGGTTCAGTGCGCCGGGAAAATTCCCGTGGATTTACACGGAATGGAAGTGGATTATGCTTCCGTATCCGCACACAAATTTCATGGCCCCAAGGGGATTGGATGTCTGTACAGGAGAGCGGGGGCTCCTTTTTCCCCTTTGCTGTTCGGCGGAGGACAGGAGTACGGGCTGAGGTCCGGCACGGAGAATGTTCCGGGAATCATTGGTTTTGGTGCGGCGGCGCGGGCGGCATTGAGGCACTTGGAGGAAGACGCCGGACGGCTGTCCCGGATGCGGGATTCTTTTGAGGCTCTCCTGAGGGCACAGGTGGGGGACGTGACGGTGCATTCCGGAGGAACGGAACGTATTCCTAATACTTCCAATCTGGCGTTTGACGGGTGTACGGCGGAAGCGCTGATGCTGTTGCTGGAACCTGCCGGCCTGCTGTGTTCGGCAGGTTCGGCCTGCCACACGCTGCAGCCTGTGCCTTCCCATGTGCTGACGGCTATGGGATTATCTGATGAGGCGGTACGTTCCTCCCTGCGTTTTTCCCTGTCTTTCATGACGACGCAGGAGGAGGTGGAACAGGCGGCGGCCCTGGTGGGAGCCGCCGTTCGGAAGGTGCGCGGCGTCCAGTCTTCGCGTACCGGACCGGTGCTTGTGTACAGGCCGTAG
- a CDS encoding polyphosphate kinase 2 family protein, whose translation MMDISSRLVKRCRKFIEPYRVTDGRGFKLSRYDPGDLGKLGKDSKKEAVDKLEKGIELLAQLQEVLYASESYALLVVLQAMDSAGKDGIVKHVMGGVNPQGCVVSSFKQPSTLERSHDFLWRCVSRLPRRGMIGIFNRSYYEEVLSVRVHPEFLAGEGFNPAHAKSAFWEERFRSINNLERHLLANKTSIVKIFLNLSPEEQRKRLLARLDTPDKNWKFSEGDIHEREFWGQYQKAYEEMIRHTSSREAPWYVVPADNKWYSRLVCLCAIVEALAEMRLEYPKVSGELKAFFPKFREELERPLSGGGD comes from the coding sequence ATGATGGATATTTCTTCCCGCCTGGTCAAAAGATGCAGGAAATTTATTGAACCGTACCGGGTGACGGACGGCAGGGGATTCAAGTTGTCCCGCTATGACCCGGGCGATCTCGGCAAACTGGGCAAAGACAGCAAGAAAGAGGCCGTGGATAAGCTGGAAAAGGGCATCGAATTGCTGGCACAGCTTCAGGAAGTATTGTATGCCAGCGAGTCTTATGCTCTGCTGGTGGTGTTGCAGGCGATGGACAGCGCGGGGAAAGATGGCATTGTGAAGCATGTGATGGGAGGCGTCAATCCGCAGGGGTGCGTAGTCAGCAGCTTCAAGCAGCCTTCCACGCTGGAGCGGAGCCATGATTTCCTGTGGCGGTGTGTATCCCGTCTCCCCAGGCGGGGAATGATTGGCATTTTCAACCGCTCCTATTATGAAGAAGTTCTTAGCGTGCGCGTGCATCCGGAGTTTCTGGCCGGAGAGGGATTTAATCCCGCCCATGCCAAAAGTGCTTTCTGGGAGGAGAGGTTCAGGTCCATTAATAATCTGGAACGCCACCTGCTCGCCAACAAGACGAGCATTGTGAAAATATTCCTCAATCTTTCCCCGGAGGAACAGAGAAAGCGCCTTCTGGCGCGGCTGGATACTCCGGACAAGAACTGGAAGTTTTCAGAAGGAGATATCCACGAACGCGAATTCTGGGGCCAGTACCAGAAAGCGTATGAGGAGATGATACGCCATACTTCTTCCCGGGAGGCTCCATGGTATGTGGTGCCGGCGGACAACAAGTGGTATTCCCGGCTCGTCTGCTTGTGCGCCATTGTGGAGGCCCTGGCGGAAATGAGGCTGGAATACCCGAAGGTTTCCGGGGAATTGAAAGCGTTCTTTCCCAAATTCCGGGAGGAACTGGAACGCCCCCTGTCCGGGGGCGGGGATTAG
- a CDS encoding RsmD family RNA methyltransferase, with amino-acid sequence MRIISGKAGGITLSVPKGEVRPTTDRVREAVFSILNPLMDGADVLDLFTGSGAFGLEALSRGAGNARMVDFSRLSCAAAKANLVKTGLEGGTVIQGDAVQFVKRDLLAGRKYDIIFADPPYCKGPADRDFIVELAEAGVAGLLKDGGVFIAEVQEGWGTGREGAAEIDGLNLVDTRRYGKNMLLFYQLPEK; translated from the coding sequence ATGCGTATTATCAGCGGAAAGGCCGGCGGCATAACCCTGTCTGTTCCCAAAGGGGAAGTGCGTCCCACGACAGACCGGGTCAGGGAGGCCGTTTTTTCCATCCTGAATCCGCTGATGGACGGGGCCGACGTGCTGGATTTGTTTACCGGGTCCGGCGCTTTCGGCCTGGAGGCTCTCAGCCGTGGGGCGGGAAACGCCCGCATGGTGGATTTTTCCCGTCTCTCCTGCGCGGCGGCCAAAGCCAATCTCGTCAAAACAGGTTTGGAAGGCGGAACCGTTATCCAGGGGGATGCCGTCCAGTTTGTAAAAAGGGACCTGCTGGCCGGCAGGAAGTACGATATTATTTTTGCAGATCCTCCTTATTGCAAGGGTCCGGCGGACCGCGACTTTATTGTTGAGCTGGCGGAGGCAGGAGTTGCCGGGCTGTTGAAGGACGGCGGCGTGTTTATTGCGGAAGTGCAGGAGGGCTGGGGTACCGGAAGGGAAGGCGCCGCGGAAATTGACGGCCTGAATCTGGTGGATACCCGCCGGTACGGGAAAAATATGCTGCTGTTCTACCAATTACCTGAGAAGTAA
- a CDS encoding phosphopantothenoylcysteine decarboxylase: MRFLITAGPTREAIDPVRYLTNHSSGKMGYCLAEAAVHEGHSVLLISGPTSLDIPHGVDFLPVECAQEMYDAVKNQAPYADAAILSAAVADYRPVSVPDRKIKKTGERMILELERTADILGSMRAEFGFRGILVGFAAETHDVENYARGKLERKRCDMIVANDVSRSDIGFNSSENEVLLVYPDRTELLEKAPKTQIAIQIIERACRLAQGKAPSCRPADPFHA; this comes from the coding sequence ATGCGTTTTCTCATCACGGCAGGCCCCACCAGGGAAGCTATTGACCCCGTCAGATACCTCACCAACCACTCCTCCGGGAAAATGGGGTATTGCCTGGCGGAAGCGGCTGTTCACGAAGGCCACAGCGTCCTTCTCATCTCCGGCCCCACGTCCCTGGACATTCCGCACGGAGTGGACTTCCTGCCGGTGGAATGTGCCCAGGAAATGTATGACGCCGTCAAAAACCAGGCCCCCTACGCAGACGCAGCCATCCTCAGCGCCGCCGTGGCGGATTACCGCCCCGTCTCCGTTCCGGACCGCAAAATCAAGAAAACGGGGGAACGCATGATTTTGGAACTGGAACGTACTGCGGATATTTTGGGCTCCATGCGCGCGGAATTCGGCTTCAGAGGCATTCTGGTAGGCTTCGCGGCGGAAACTCATGACGTGGAAAATTACGCGCGCGGCAAACTGGAACGCAAGCGGTGCGACATGATTGTGGCCAACGACGTTTCCCGCAGCGACATTGGTTTCAACTCCTCTGAAAATGAAGTGCTGCTCGTTTATCCGGACCGGACGGAGCTTCTGGAAAAAGCGCCTAAAACACAAATTGCCATCCAAATCATCGAGCGCGCATGCCGTCTCGCACAGGGGAAAGCTCCGTCATGCCGGCCGGCAGACCCGTTCCACGCTTGA
- the rsgA gene encoding ribosome small subunit-dependent GTPase A: MPVTLQDLGWNDHFQRAFDAVAKPGWVPGRLIRETKINFTALLEGGEDIDAVISGKLWHDAATDAELPAVGDWVAIDPGETGDEAVIRSILPRQTCFSRKAPGKSSAEQVLGTNVDIVAVVTEPGTDFNPRRMERYFTLIRRSGASPLILLNKTDLFSREEVATAMQILRELSPECAMISISALHNRGIREFRKCLSKGKTICIVGSSGVGKSTLVNTLLGDEWLWTGEVNEVTGKGRHTTVARELVLLRHGGLLIDNPGIREIQMWTDEHTLRESFADLTELAHECKFADCSHGKDSGCAIRKAVDEGRLDKERYLNFLNLENEIARLAKRQKKRQMNVERAGKRDRKVQARNYEDRVELERRHKPNHRSHD; the protein is encoded by the coding sequence ATGCCCGTCACTCTTCAGGATTTAGGCTGGAACGACCACTTTCAACGCGCTTTCGACGCCGTTGCCAAACCAGGCTGGGTGCCGGGGCGCCTCATCCGGGAAACGAAAATCAACTTCACTGCTCTTCTGGAAGGGGGGGAAGATATAGATGCCGTCATCAGCGGCAAACTCTGGCATGACGCGGCCACGGATGCGGAACTGCCCGCCGTTGGAGACTGGGTGGCGATCGATCCGGGGGAAACGGGAGACGAGGCCGTCATACGCTCCATTCTCCCGCGCCAGACCTGTTTTTCCCGCAAAGCCCCAGGGAAAAGTAGCGCGGAACAGGTATTGGGAACCAATGTGGATATCGTGGCCGTGGTGACGGAGCCGGGAACGGACTTCAACCCCAGGCGCATGGAGCGCTACTTCACGCTCATCCGCCGCAGCGGAGCCTCCCCCCTCATCCTGCTTAACAAAACGGATCTTTTTTCCAGGGAGGAAGTGGCAACAGCCATGCAAATCCTGCGGGAGCTTTCCCCGGAATGCGCCATGATCAGCATCAGCGCCCTGCACAACAGGGGAATCAGGGAATTCCGCAAATGCCTCTCCAAGGGAAAAACCATCTGCATCGTCGGGTCCTCAGGCGTTGGGAAGTCCACACTGGTCAATACCCTGCTGGGGGATGAATGGCTCTGGACGGGAGAAGTCAATGAAGTAACCGGCAAAGGGCGCCATACGACAGTGGCGCGGGAATTGGTGCTCCTCAGGCATGGCGGTTTGCTGATTGATAATCCCGGCATCCGGGAAATACAGATGTGGACTGATGAACATACTCTCCGTGAAAGCTTTGCGGATTTGACGGAGCTGGCTCATGAATGCAAATTCGCGGATTGCAGCCACGGTAAAGATTCCGGCTGCGCCATCAGGAAGGCCGTGGACGAAGGGAGGCTGGACAAGGAGCGGTACTTGAACTTCCTGAATTTGGAAAATGAAATCGCCCGGCTTGCAAAACGCCAGAAAAAAAGGCAAATGAACGTGGAACGGGCCGGAAAAAGAGACCGGAAAGTGCAGGCCCGGAACTACGAAGACCGCGTGGAACTGGAACGCCGCCACAAACCCAACCACCGCAGCCATGACTGA
- a CDS encoding DeoR/GlpR family DNA-binding transcription regulator: MYLASQRKEFILKTLAEHGAARTIALAKQMKVTDETVRNDLINLEKRGFLKRVHGGALALTHKSLHEDIVTQDDVSIRIAKKTVQNIPASVVMFIDSSTMGYQICNHINSKDTHVVSNNPTLLTRLEGIPNLSFYCTGGHFDREALVYVGQDAAKAAGSLSIDMVVLTPDCYSPKHGAGYKNMLQSEFIKSVIPADAKVIIAMPSTSVANNPAFYTVAPSQVSMLITDEALSPEMADQIEKSGVKVELA; encoded by the coding sequence ATGTATTTAGCATCCCAACGAAAGGAGTTCATTCTGAAAACGCTGGCCGAACATGGAGCTGCAAGGACCATCGCTCTGGCCAAACAGATGAAGGTCACGGATGAAACGGTCCGCAATGATTTGATTAACCTTGAAAAACGCGGCTTCCTCAAGCGCGTCCACGGCGGTGCTCTGGCGCTTACTCACAAATCCCTTCATGAAGACATTGTCACTCAAGACGATGTGTCTATCAGGATTGCCAAAAAAACTGTTCAGAATATTCCCGCTTCCGTGGTTATGTTCATTGACAGCAGCACCATGGGCTATCAAATATGCAACCACATCAATTCCAAGGATACGCACGTGGTTTCCAACAACCCCACGTTGCTGACCCGGCTTGAAGGCATTCCGAACCTGAGCTTCTATTGCACGGGCGGACACTTTGACCGCGAAGCCCTGGTCTATGTAGGACAGGACGCCGCCAAGGCCGCCGGCTCCCTGAGCATTGACATGGTTGTGCTGACGCCGGACTGCTACTCCCCCAAGCATGGCGCCGGATACAAGAACATGCTGCAATCCGAATTCATCAAGAGCGTCATCCCCGCGGATGCCAAGGTGATCATCGCCATGCCTTCCACCAGCGTGGCTAACAACCCGGCATTCTATACCGTTGCGCCCTCCCAGGTTTCCATGCTCATCACTGATGAGGCCCTTTCTCCGGAAATGGCCGACCAGATTGAAAAGAGCGGCGTCAAGGTGGAACTCGCCTGA
- a CDS encoding PPK2 family polyphosphate kinase codes for MDTHPTAKNWRLNAAAIIMDAEGCVLLGKDSGRNPYWHFPQGGVIKGESIERTLAREVWEEVGLRPTEYTIVNRLPGLRYKYPSGNRKVTRWIGQEQTYFLVRCKTRRPKTDLHRSPEFSKTKWIPLQDLKLEMFPKFKRKVIKNALQQFFGPGFPSKHAAVKTSSPSSPSSSTLTPRTMNRYLVPPGKKLRLKDYSPDDKSLFSGTKEESLIEFDKLREELQELQKKLFAQHKHKILVILQAMDAGGKDGCVKHVFSRVDPQGLHVVPFKKPTTEELDHDFLWRVHKEVPAKGQIAIFNRSHYEDIIAVRVKKIFPDPVWKRRYKHVLDFESMLAEEGTVIIKLFLNISKAEQKKRLESRLQDPDKLWKFCMDDLDDRNRWDEFQTAYQDLIEKTSTPEAPWYIIPADRKWYRNLVVARLMVEKLRHLQLSLPTPNFDPASIVIPD; via the coding sequence ATGGATACCCATCCCACAGCAAAAAACTGGAGACTCAATGCAGCGGCCATCATTATGGACGCTGAAGGCTGCGTATTGCTGGGCAAGGACAGCGGCCGCAACCCGTACTGGCATTTCCCGCAGGGAGGCGTCATTAAAGGCGAAAGCATTGAACGGACTCTTGCGCGGGAAGTATGGGAGGAAGTGGGGCTGCGCCCCACGGAATACACCATTGTCAACCGTCTGCCCGGCCTGCGCTACAAATACCCTTCCGGCAACCGTAAAGTTACGCGCTGGATAGGCCAGGAACAAACCTACTTCCTTGTGCGCTGCAAAACCAGACGCCCTAAAACGGACTTGCACCGCAGCCCCGAATTTTCAAAAACGAAATGGATTCCCCTCCAAGATCTCAAACTGGAAATGTTTCCCAAATTCAAAAGGAAAGTCATTAAAAACGCCCTTCAGCAATTCTTCGGGCCCGGCTTTCCTTCCAAACATGCCGCCGTGAAAACATCTTCACCCTCCTCACCCTCATCTTCAACACTAACTCCGCGTACAATGAACCGTTACCTGGTGCCTCCCGGCAAAAAACTGCGTTTAAAGGATTATTCTCCGGACGATAAATCTCTCTTCTCCGGAACCAAGGAAGAATCCCTGATTGAATTCGACAAACTGAGGGAAGAACTGCAGGAACTGCAGAAAAAACTTTTTGCCCAGCACAAGCACAAAATTCTGGTCATTCTTCAGGCCATGGACGCAGGGGGCAAGGACGGCTGCGTCAAGCATGTCTTTTCCCGGGTGGATCCGCAGGGGCTGCACGTAGTCCCCTTCAAAAAACCTACTACTGAGGAACTGGACCACGATTTCCTGTGGCGCGTACACAAGGAAGTGCCCGCCAAAGGGCAAATCGCCATCTTCAACCGTTCCCATTATGAAGATATCATTGCCGTCCGCGTGAAAAAAATCTTCCCGGATCCGGTCTGGAAACGCCGCTACAAGCACGTCCTCGATTTTGAATCCATGCTTGCGGAAGAAGGCACCGTCATCATCAAGCTATTCCTGAATATCTCCAAGGCGGAACAGAAAAAACGGCTGGAATCCAGGCTTCAGGATCCGGACAAACTTTGGAAATTCTGCATGGATGACCTGGATGACCGGAATCGTTGGGACGAATTCCAGACAGCTTACCAGGATCTCATTGAAAAAACATCTACTCCGGAAGCGCCCTGGTACATTATCCCGGCAGACCGGAAATGGTATAGAAACCTGGTTGTCGCCCGCCTGATGGTAGAAAAACTGCGCCATCTCCAGCTTTCGCTCCCCACTCCCAACTTTGATCCTGCCTCCATCGTCATTCCAGATTGA